A single genomic interval of Microbulbifer variabilis harbors:
- the fabA gene encoding 3-hydroxyacyl-[acyl-carrier-protein] dehydratase FabA gives MSNFVQKSSYNREELLTCSSGEMFGPGNAQLPAPNMLMLDRITHISKEGGAYDKGEVIAELDIHPDLWFFDCHFPGDPVMPGCLGLDAMWQLLGYFLAWKGNPGHGRALGCGEVKFTGQILPTSKKVTYHIQLSRLVERKLVMGIGDGTVSVDGREIYTAKDLRVGLFTRTDNF, from the coding sequence ATGAGTAATTTTGTTCAAAAAAGTAGCTACAACAGAGAGGAGCTACTGACCTGCTCCAGCGGAGAGATGTTTGGTCCAGGCAACGCACAATTGCCCGCCCCCAACATGCTGATGTTGGACCGTATCACCCATATATCAAAAGAGGGGGGAGCATATGATAAGGGTGAAGTCATCGCCGAGCTGGATATACACCCCGACCTCTGGTTTTTTGATTGCCACTTTCCCGGTGACCCGGTAATGCCCGGGTGCTTGGGGCTCGATGCCATGTGGCAGCTCCTAGGCTACTTTTTGGCCTGGAAGGGTAATCCCGGGCATGGCCGTGCCCTCGGCTGTGGGGAGGTAAAGTTTACCGGTCAAATTTTACCTACCAGCAAGAAGGTAACCTACCACATTCAATTGAGTCGGCTTGTTGAACGAAAGCTGGTTATGGGTATTGGCGATGGTACTGTGTCAGTGGATGGGCGTGAAATCTACACTGCAAAAGACCTT
- the galU gene encoding UTP--glucose-1-phosphate uridylyltransferase GalU, with protein MLKKCLFPVAGYGTRFLPATKAMPKEMLPLVNKPLVQYGVEEAIEAGLTEIGFVTGRGKRAIEDHFDTNYELEHQIAGTGKERYLDSVRKVIDSASFSYTRQGEMRGLGDAILQGRRLVGDEPFGVVLADDLCLNNDLGVLSQMVQLYKQFRCSIVAVEEVPMEQIHKFGVIAGNEIKPGLYQVTDMVEKPAAEDAPSNKAIIGRYILTPDIFDLIRDTPPGKNGEVQITDALLTQARQGCVLAYAFKGRRFDCGSVEGFIEATNHVFESVYLPEQAAEEKK; from the coding sequence ATGCTCAAAAAATGTTTATTCCCGGTTGCCGGTTACGGCACCCGTTTCCTGCCAGCCACCAAGGCGATGCCGAAGGAAATGTTGCCATTGGTGAACAAGCCGTTGGTGCAGTATGGGGTAGAAGAGGCCATCGAAGCCGGCCTGACAGAGATAGGTTTCGTTACTGGGCGCGGTAAGCGCGCTATTGAGGACCACTTCGATACCAATTACGAGCTGGAGCACCAAATTGCCGGGACAGGTAAAGAGCGTTATTTGGACTCTGTTCGGAAGGTGATTGACAGTGCCAGCTTTTCTTATACCCGCCAAGGTGAAATGCGTGGTTTGGGCGATGCGATATTACAGGGACGCCGCCTAGTAGGGGATGAGCCATTTGGGGTAGTTTTGGCGGATGACCTGTGTCTGAATAATGACCTTGGTGTACTTTCGCAGATGGTGCAGCTTTACAAGCAGTTTCGCTGCAGCATTGTGGCCGTCGAAGAAGTGCCTATGGAGCAGATTCATAAATTCGGTGTGATTGCCGGCAATGAAATCAAGCCGGGCCTATACCAGGTAACGGATATGGTGGAAAAGCCGGCCGCTGAAGATGCGCCAAGCAATAAGGCAATCATAGGCCGCTATATTCTCACTCCAGATATTTTTGATCTCATCCGCGATACCCCGCCGGGCAAAAATGGAGAAGTGCAAATTACCGATGCGTTGCTGACCCAGGCGCGCCAGGGCTGTGTTCTTGCTTACGCTTTTAAGGGGCGGCGCTTTGACTGTGGCTCTGTGGAAGGGTTTATTGAGGCCACTAACCACGTCTTTGAAAGTGTGTATCTGCCGGAACAGGCTGCCGAGGAGAAAAAATAA
- a CDS encoding phosphomannomutase → MSELTCFKAYDLRGRVPDELNTEVAYRVGRAFAQFLGAKRVVVGHDIRLTSGELTDALVNGLRDAGTDVFHIGECGTEEVYFATFHGDFDGGICVTASHNPMNYNGMKFVRAGSRPISGDTGLLEVKRLAEENHFAPVAERGELQSFEHRPAFVEHLLGYVDSKALKPLKLVVNAGNGGAGAVVDALAPHLPFEFVRVHHQPDGNFPNGIPNPILPENRASTAEAVRESGADFGIAWDGDFDRCFFFDENGDFIEGYYVVGLLAEAFLVKHKGAKVVHDPRLLWNTEAIVRAAGGEPVQSKTGHAFIKERMRKEDAIYGGEMSAHHYFRGFAYCDSGMIPWLLVAELVSRSGKTLSQLVGERMAAFPCSGEINSKVQDAAAVIKAAEEKYGADALSVEHVDGLSVAYAEWRFNLRMSNTEPVIRLNVESRGDKALMREKTEELLKLIRS, encoded by the coding sequence GTGTCAGAGCTGACCTGCTTTAAAGCCTATGATTTGCGTGGCCGCGTGCCTGATGAGCTGAATACCGAAGTGGCTTATCGGGTGGGGCGGGCATTTGCCCAATTTCTGGGGGCGAAACGTGTTGTGGTTGGTCATGATATTCGACTTACCAGTGGTGAGCTGACGGATGCCCTGGTGAACGGTTTGCGCGACGCTGGTACCGATGTCTTCCACATTGGTGAATGCGGCACCGAAGAAGTGTATTTCGCTACTTTCCATGGTGATTTTGATGGCGGTATCTGTGTTACCGCCAGCCATAACCCCATGAATTACAATGGCATGAAGTTTGTTCGCGCGGGTAGTAGGCCGATTAGTGGGGATACCGGGTTATTGGAAGTCAAGCGCCTGGCAGAGGAAAACCACTTTGCTCCTGTTGCAGAGCGCGGTGAACTGCAGAGCTTTGAACACAGGCCGGCTTTTGTTGAGCACTTACTGGGTTATGTTGATAGTAAAGCGCTGAAGCCTTTGAAGCTGGTAGTGAATGCGGGCAATGGTGGTGCAGGTGCAGTTGTCGATGCGCTAGCCCCTCACTTGCCTTTTGAGTTTGTGCGGGTTCACCATCAGCCAGATGGGAATTTCCCCAACGGTATCCCCAACCCAATCCTACCGGAAAACCGTGCCTCTACTGCAGAGGCGGTGCGTGAGAGTGGCGCCGACTTTGGTATTGCCTGGGATGGAGATTTTGACCGCTGTTTTTTCTTCGATGAAAACGGTGATTTTATCGAGGGCTACTATGTGGTCGGCCTGCTTGCCGAGGCCTTTCTGGTCAAGCACAAAGGCGCCAAAGTGGTCCACGATCCGCGCCTGCTGTGGAATACGGAAGCTATTGTGCGTGCTGCTGGGGGTGAGCCGGTTCAAAGTAAAACTGGCCATGCCTTTATCAAGGAGCGCATGCGCAAAGAAGATGCCATTTATGGTGGTGAGATGAGTGCACACCATTATTTCCGTGGCTTCGCCTACTGCGATAGTGGCATGATCCCCTGGTTGTTGGTGGCGGAGCTGGTCAGTCGAAGCGGTAAGACTCTGTCCCAGTTGGTCGGGGAGCGCATGGCGGCTTTCCCTTGCTCGGGTGAGATCAACTCCAAGGTGCAGGATGCGGCAGCGGTTATTAAAGCTGCAGAGGAAAAGTATGGTGCAGATGCACTCAGTGTCGAGCATGTGGATGGCCTGAGCGTGGCTTATGCCGAGTGGCGCTTTAATTTACGCATGTCCAATACTGAACCCGTGATTCGCCTCAATGTTGAGTCCCGCGGGGATAAGGCTTTGATGCGTGAGAAGACCGAAGAGCTACTAAAGCTGATTCGTTCGTGA